The Aedes aegypti strain LVP_AGWG chromosome 1, AaegL5.0 Primary Assembly, whole genome shotgun sequence sequence gttttgaggcattgtgcaagaaattacaaacaatatgctgcaaaacatatccaaaaattaaaaacatcaattttgcggtttttaagaacaatgaacttcaaattttcattttcgtttatatttttttgaccgtgcatacttttttcaatactttagtatataggttttgatcaaacaataaacaattcagctacgatacACTCAATCAaagtaaaatatttctggaatggagaaacacgaaatatgcttgaaaagggcctattttactttttttattcgaaaattttatataaatatgagtatatctcgaaattgatgcaacctagaaaaaatttacttaagtactttttgattgcaatttttctgtactttcaaataatcacatacaaaattattgttttcctctatttcgatttttttttcaaaatctgtaatattttaaaatatcataacttttttgtccataattcttccattttgaaacattgtgcaataaatcacataagttgtcccctaaaacatatccaaaaataaaaaaaaaatcgaaactgcgtttctggagaaaatcgattttaaaattttgtttttgaaataaaaaataatctgtaactttttttaccgtgcatatttttctccatattgtcctaagcaatacctacaactttgtagaagatctcaaatcgatcggacaaaccgttttcgagttacagttttttaaagatttgccatgcatttttccgatacgcccttctcaaaaataaggcgaggttcaaaatggcggtctgaaagtgcataatggcattcgctcccaatacgacaattcgtccggtggggtgtgctgctgtcgtcatgatgatggttgaagagagcaatgtcaaactcattcatggtttcaaaacattcggaacaaaatatttattttcaccgctcacatcacttatgtatgaaattgaatgagatccaatggtagagaattcatttatctacccaatggtattttgaggggcagcggagaatgtcccgaagcgtgttttattcaagcgcaaaaatcactcaggcgaaagttccaatgaaactaacctcacatatcctggttttccaacctcaaactagtgctcctaccagccggatctcaatttttataaaagtagtgcaataatacaaaaaacaaacgtatgtagaacatagagaatggatattcctaccttttccgcataactgtttcactgtgaaccgtcttatatcaggaaaataaaacatttatccccacagcggcatgtgatggatgcgtgaaaaatcaaatctctcatcatctgactagttgcgctagcAATGTATAGATGGCttacagtatgttgcgttttgcgattggaagcgtatttttggtcataaagaatctgtatgcaaattttcaggcgattcaaaaaatacaaaaattaaattaaaaaaaaatcgtcatgttctGTGGAATTGCTCAAGGACAGGATccagaaagaaatttcaaaagggcaAAAGGAAAAATTCTTGGGGAAATACTTGAAAACATTCCCGCATGAATTCTGGAGGAGTTACTGACCAAATTGCAGAAAAATAGTTGTGGACTCCCTGCAGTTACTCCTGTAGAGCTCTTTAGAGGGACGAATCACGAGTTGAATTGTTGGAGGTATTcctttaataattttgttaCGAAGAAACAAGTATTTAGaaagatttagaaaattcagaGATTTTTATTTATCATTCATAGACCGAACTCTTATCTTCATCTGATTGCGACTACTTCGGTGTCGAAGTAATTTTTGGGTCAAACTCAAGCTGGGGCGTCGAAGTaatttttggtttaaactcaagcGGAGGCAGGTAGCTGAGCGCGATTTGTATCATTTCAAAATGATGGCGTGCTCGTTCTCTTCTTTTCTCGTCATCCTCGTAAACGTTAAACACGGCCTTCGTGGGTAGCCATGGCTTCTTTCCGTTTGGCGTGTCCGCTTGCGCAGTATTCGCTTCAGGTGGGATAGTTTTCATGGCGAATTTCGATTTTGCCAGTACAAAACCCCCTTTGGCAGGAGGTAAAACTGTCGGTTTCTTCGCGCATGGCTCTGTCCTCGATTTTGCCAGTACCACACCCCCCTTGGCAGGAGGTAAAACTGTCGGTTTCTTCGCGTATGGCTCTGTCCTCAAGTGATATTTAGGACCATCTTGGATCTTACGATCCGCTTCAAGCCGGGTAGCACTCCCAGCGACTACCGATTTTACtacagaatctcgtccagaaTAGCCTGGCCGAGGCGACCTGGATTTCGATTCCAGCAAAATTAATAGTTGCCCGTGTTCTTCCTCCAACTCATTCATCATGGTTTCCATAGCTGGGAAATAATTTTACAATGAAGAAAAACCACGTTCAACAGAAAATCCTTCATACTTACAATGGATCGCTTCGACCATATTGGCGAATTGCTGTTGAAACTGCCGAAACCTCTCACGGTGTTTTTCGAATCGTGTTAGGATTTCACGGTCGCTCATTTTGAACAAGTATTTCCGCCGGTCTGAGAAGATTATTCGTATTCGGATTACCCGTCAACACTTTCACGCGTCTGAATGTGGTCCGTTTGGCTCAAACATATGGCGTCGCGGCGTCACTCCTTGGCGTCGACAACATCaaagccacagacaaacagacgtaacacttagaacaaatttataTTTAAGGTGACACATCACGGAATCCAAACATAACAGGcacaatggccggcttgtgcccctactAACGATTTCGATGGCACAAATCTGCTGAAATAATGAACGTACAAAGTCAATCTTCTtatttcaagctttctgctagtgcacaaagctaaaatagaaattttaCTGTAGTTTGATGCTTCTTCCGCGAGATTTGTGCACTTGCctgactatcgataaacataggaaccccttatgaaaattcgccacaagaaatcgggttgaaaatcataaatttgccttatgaaaccagatttaaaacaaaaaaaaaactattcgcggcaatctggaatcgaaccaagaatctTGCGATCGATAGACCTGCTCATATACCACTCGCCTATCAACTTCTTGACATTAAGTGATGCTAAAAAGATTGACCATTTCTGGAAGGAATATCCCACGCATCGAGTTTTGGGATTATATTATAAATACTTTTATATCATAAatacttttcttttcaacagcCCTTATGCAACCCAAAAAGACCTGCACGTTTCGAATATGAACCTTTTAGActcttttcaaatgttccacCATTCGCGCGAGAGCAGCTTTGAGGTGAATTTGTGgtggaaaaaatccttccagTGTTGTGTTTACGGTGTTTACCTGAAGCGTGTTTACATGTTGTCATAAAATTAgtaaaattagattttttcattgaaaatctcttaagttacaaaaaaaatacaaatccaTTGATTTAACGTGACAAAATGGTTGATTCCATAGATTCAAGGTAAGGCCCTGCAAACATGGCGAGTCATCGATAATTTACTCATGTCCACTTCAACAGCCGCTGCCGGCTTTGCTTCTCCACGTCGAATCTCTCGTCGGCGGATGAAATCTTTCCGCTGGAAGGCGTTCCGAACCAGACCCTGATCGCGATGATCTACGAGTGCACCTCGATCCGGGTCAGCTTCGAGCAGGACTACCGTTGCCTGGTGTGCAGCCAGTGCTTGAGGATGTTGAAGCAGTTCCAAGGCTTCCGGAAGCGTTGCTGGGCTAATGATCGGCAGCTTCGCCTCGAGCGAGGCACGGGAACTTCCGACGATGATAATCCGCTTGATTGCGAAGAGTATGGGAGCATCCAGTGGGATGACGATGATGGAAATGATAGGACAGCTGGTGAGGATGGCTTCTACAACCAGGTGAAGCAGCAAATCAAGGATTATTTATACACCAAGACGAAGCAAATTGAGGAGAAAACGATGGCCAAGTTGGATGAGGCCCTGCGGAATCGAGAGGACGGAATTGACAGGCATGACGAGAATGGCTCGAGAGTTGATTGGAAGGGAAAATATGAGACTTTGCAGAAAAATAACGAACTACTGCAGAAGGCGttcaaaaatctaaaagagaagCTAAAGCAAACAGAACAGATGTTGAAAAGCCTTAAGAGGGAATCACTTAACGGCATAGTTGTTCCAGCAGAAGAGTTTGGAAATCAGCAAGAAGGCGGCATGTTCACAATGCATCCGGCTATTCCGGAAATTTCAacagaattcctacagaatctgAACTACAATTCCGGTCCCGGGGAAAAAGGTGACCGGCTTTTCATATCCAAGCTGGCGGTAGCCGTTTTCGGGGTAGACGTTTTGGTCAATTCAAGTGTCACCGGGAAACCGTCCAACGCACATCATAACATTCCGCCGAAGCCGCCACTCTGTCCGGAGAAAATTGCAGCAATTGAAGGTAAGTGGTTGTAGCTCAGTTGGTTAGAGCGTCGTGCTAATAACGCgaaggtcgtgagttcgatcctCTCTGGAGCCAAggaatttttttgtatgaataatcTATCCGGGGTCGTGTCCGTCCATTAAGTACGCCACGACGCGCTATTAAGGGTTTTTCATGCacattgcacaaattatgtcacgctccaaggagTGGAGGGGAGGGTAGTAGAAAGTGTGACTGAAAAGcattacaaaattaaaaaaaaaaatacccatacAAAAAAGTGACTGAGATGGGGTCGAAAATGTCCAAATttttttagcgtgacataatttgtgtattaCCCCTTAGGGacattttgacgttaactacgtcttacgggaATATagttccctccccttggttatgtgaccttgccgcgatgggagggcataatccattagcccatatgatggaaaccaaaggcgtaacctgtagtggtggtatcacattttggcattttttgcttaaagccgcgtcataattcatatggcatagacgcaataatatctcggatgtgatccaacggacattctgcgtcattgatagaattgatgcccatttcaaataattaatctattcgaagtggacattaatactattggtgacgttcagtttgccttttgctaaccagaatgatccgtatccactcttactattagctagttagatacatcgttatcatatacgacgtaggaaatacttaggaacttcactgagtagaaataagtggcgacaatcttaatttaatatggtttttacattgccataataagaaatacctcttttgtaacagcggtataaataatctaattccagcttcattttcgcaaaatttacaagtagaaagtaggcgttgtgaagcattgcatttgccaccgaaaagtgaatcttgtaggagactgtaatagaagcctaaggtaactttactcttcaatattcactataaaaatgactatggaaagtaagacgctgagatcgatcattagggtacacttgctagtttcgaaaaattgttgaacagacaaggaaagcgacttttttctttaaggatatatgaacgtaatgaccaataaatatttttaacaacaaaaatgaaattaactagaactactactaaacagcctaattttgttaagacttgacgacacttgacatttaagactctaatcttacgtaaaagacaatagtaatcagaatagcacttgaatgacaaattattcaaaaccatttcgactagacagtattagtaatgcactactatttgaaacaaattctaatggagctgctgattttcataatgcttccttttctcagaagcaagggaatatgggtacttttcaaaaactaccacgtcacaatactaataaaaaaacagtgttcatgtgggcgccattgcctagtccgtctgagtattggtcctggtagaggggaaacttggcaaaagccagaccgagggttcagccttgacaagttaagctgtcaggcagctccaactgaataccatacaaaaaaaaaaaaactacgtcttacgggaatatactgggtgtcaattaaaaatctgaaatgttgGGACCGTCGCGatattagagtttga is a genomic window containing:
- the LOC110681505 gene encoding uncharacterized protein LOC110681505 is translated as MSDREILTRFEKHRERFRQFQQQFANMVEAIHSMETMMNELEEEHGQLLILLESKSRSPRPGYSGRDSVVKSVVAGSATRLEADRKIQDGPKYHLRTEPYAKKPTVLPPAKGGVVLAKSRTEPCAKKPTVLPPAKGGFVLAKSKFAMKTIPPEANTAQADTPNGKKPWLPTKAVFNVYEDDEKRRERARHHFEMIQIALSYLPPLEFKPKITSTPQLEFDPKITSTPK
- the LOC5580286 gene encoding uncharacterized protein LOC5580286, which produces MVDSIDSSRCRLCFSTSNLSSADEIFPLEGVPNQTLIAMIYECTSIRVSFEQDYRCLVCSQCLRMLKQFQGFRKRCWANDRQLRLERGTGTSDDDNPLDCEEYGSIQWDDDDGNDRTAGEDGFYNQVKQQIKDYLYTKTKQIEEKTMAKLDEALRNREDGIDRHDENGSRVDWKGKYETLQKNNELLQKAFKNLKEKLKQTEQMLKSLKRESLNGIVVPAEEFGNQQEGGMFTMHPAIPEISTEFLQNLNYNSGPGEKGDRLFISKLAVAVFGVDVLVNSSVTGKPSNAHHNIPPKPPLCPEKIAAIEAKLYERVEQEVGRSNRAELLQRSGEKVVRLVVCQKSVNLRKQVQKRSLSTGGGSGNGSFAEDDPEEVPRRRNKRKAS